A single region of the Silene latifolia isolate original U9 population chromosome 8, ASM4854445v1, whole genome shotgun sequence genome encodes:
- the LOC141595179 gene encoding protein FAR1-RELATED SEQUENCE 9-like yields MDQQRHTQKQLDNMDKHSSATASTHLALEIHAAKVYTYSAFNKFKQEAIFSIDTCRIRDFTERGELEVTTVKDSTRKKNFEVAYSPALSDDTGTRKASCSCTMFERTGILCRHIIWIFSASRIETILEDYVLNRWMKEYLRLRIFNTNGERTENMKVIDEK; encoded by the exons ATGGACCAACAAAGACATACACAGAAGCAGCTTGACAACATGGATAAGCACTCGTCCGCAACGGCGTCAACACATCTGGCATTAGAGATTCATGCTGCAAAGGTGTACACCTATTCAGCTTTCAACAAATTCAAACAAGAAGCCATCTTCTCAATTGATACATGTAGAATAAGAGATTTCACTGAGAGAGGCGAGCTAGAGGTAACTACTGTCAAAGATTCAACCAGAAAGAAGAATTTTGAAGTTGCGTACAGTCCAG CTTTATCTGATGACACAGGTACACGTAAAGCAAGCTGCAGTTGTACGATGTTTGAAAGAACCGGAATTCTATGCCGCCATATAATATGGATTTTTTCAGCAAGTCGAATAGAGACTATACTAGAAGATTATGTTCTGAATAGATGGATGAAAGAGTATCTCCGATTAAGGATTTTCAATACTAATGGTGAAAGAACAGAAAACATGAAAGTCATCGATGAAAAATAA
- the LOC141596845 gene encoding E3 ubiquitin-protein ligase At1g63170-like — protein sequence MSTTEDAAVPLLSPPNERSIHSQSRRFSRRAGLRGAARFLRRASSQRMISEQSVRVRESAAAQIEERQSDWAYSTPIVILDLIWNTIFVMSAIVVMVLSNDEVTEVPLRFWLVGYGIQCVVHMWCVCVEYRRRRESSDGGRVGGGGGGSAGSGWGVGAGVGTSSGSGLGLNVNLGSNPGSYENLSSNSSSASVEGDFVEFVGERRQDEDNVSLAKHLESANTMFSFIWWIIGFYWVSSGGQMLSDDAPKLYWLTITFLAFDVFFVVICVVVACIIGIAVCCCLPCIIAILYAVADQEGATKEDIERLTKYKFRRLGEIEKPSGEIQESFGGIMTECDTDTPLEHHLSAEDAECVICLSAYEDGSDIRELPCRHHFHCTCIDKWLHMNATCPLCKYNILKNGSSDEV from the exons ATGTCAACCACCGAAGACGCGGCGGTGCCGCTACTATCACCACCAAACGAGCGATCAATCCACTCACAAAGCCGCCGATTCTCGCGACGTGCAGGATTACGTGGCGCAGCAAGGTTTCTCCGACGAGCGAGCAGTCAACGAATGATCTCCGAACAATCGGTGCGCGTGCGTGAATCGGCGGCGGCGCAAATTGAGGAGCGTCAAAGTGATTGGGCGTATTCTACGCCGATCGTAATCCTTGACCTAATTTGGAACACTATTTTTGTGATGTCCGCCATTGTTGTGATGGTGTTGAGTAATGATGAGGTGACGGAAGTTCCGTTGAGGTTTTGGCTTGTAGGTTATGGTATTCAGTGTGTTGTTCATATGTGGTGTGTTTGTGTTGAGTATCGGCGGAGGAGAGAGAGTAGTGATGGAGGTAGAGTTGGGGGCGGGGGTGGAGGTTCGGCGGGGAGTGGTTGGGGTGTTGGTGCCGGGGTTGGGACGAGTTCGGGTTCGGGTTTGGGATTGAATGTTAATTTGGGGAGTAATCCCGGGAGTTATGAGAATTTGAGCTCGAATTCGAGTAGTGCAAGTGTGGAAGGGGATTTTGTCGAGTTTGTTGGTGAGAGGAGGCAGGATGAGGATAACGTTAG TCTTGCAAAGCATCTGGAATCAGCAAACACAATGTTCTCTTTTATTTGGTGGATTATTGGATTCTACTGGGTATCATCTGGTGGGCAAATGCTGTCTGATGACGCGCCAAAGCTTTACTG GCTCACTATAACATTCTTGGCATTTGATGTGTTCTTTGTTGTGATCTGCGTCGTTGTGGCGTGCATCATTGGCATAGCTGTCTGTTGTTGCCTTCCATGCATTATTGCAATTCTATATGCTGTGGCAGATCAG GAAGGAGCTACTAAAGAGGATATTGAGAGGCTCACGAAGTACAAGTTCAGAAGATTAGGTGAAATTGAGAAACCAAGTGGTGAAATCCAGGAATCTTTTGGTGGAATTATGACTGAATGCGACACGGACACTCCTCTTGAGCATCATCTTTCAGCAGAGGACGCT GAGTGTGTAATATGCCTTTCGGCATATGAAGATGGAAGTGACATAAGAGAACTTCCATGCCGTCACCATTTTCACTGCACATGCATCGACAAATGGTTGCACATGAATGCGACCTGTCCCCTGTGCAAATACAACATCCTGAAGAATGGAAGCAGTGACGAAGTATAG
- the LOC141594360 gene encoding serpin-ZX-like — MTTTKFSVQVAKHVIQGNIAKGKNMICSPASIDAVLNMVAVGAVNKTQGQLLTVLGHRDIPELKAVSSNLVNILKAPQTSFVNAMWLNQRYSFKPEFEKVMREVHNAHVRIVDFVNQRDQVVKEANALARQATKGLIKQILRRDNIKDDTALLLANGLYFKGTWLKPFKSRDTKSGSFNLLNGDNVRAPFMRHERKHFDYGTFNECQVIKMRYKSEISLDDNDDDDDVALTKSFSMYVFLPFEKDGLPNVMENIKIDQNMFQDELKLDHVNVDLLLIPKFKFDSDVDVKNTMKQLGLTLPFDENCMDFSGITDSIYPIYVSDIFQKCLIKTDELGTEAAAFTMTRHGFLGGSPPRSEIRFVADHPFMFVIREDVSGAILFVGTVLDPKSQR; from the exons ATGACGACGACGAAGTTTTCGGTACAAGTTGCGAAACATGTCATACAAGGAAACATTGCAAAGGGCAAGAACATGATTTGCTCTCCAGCGTCAATTGACGCAGTTCTTAACATGGTCGCTGTTGGAGCCGTAAATAAGACGCAAGGGCAGTTGCTAACGGTGCTTGGACACCGTGATATTCCAGAATTGAAAGCGGTGTCTAGCAATTTAGTTAACATTTTAAAAGCGCCGCAAACATCTTTTGTTAACGCAATGTGGTTAAATCAACGATATTCGTTCAAGCCTGAATTTGAGAAGGTTATGAGGGAAGTTCATAATGCTCATGTTAGGATTGTCGATTTCGTCAATCAG CGTGATCAAGTGGTGAAGGAAGCGAATGCATTGGCTCGACAAGCAACAAAAGGGTTGATCAAACAAATACTTAGAAGAGATAATATCAAAGACGATACTGCGTTATTGTTGGCGAACGGTTTGTATTTCAAAGGAACTTGGCTAAAACCTTTTAAATCAAGAGACACAAAAAGTGGTTCCTTTAATCTTCTCAATGGAGACAATGTTCGAGCTCCATTCATGAGACACGAGCGCAAGCATTTTGACTATGGAACATTTAATGAATGTCAAGTTATAAAGATGCGATACAAAAGTGAAATTTCATTGGATGACAATGACGATGATGACGACGTTGCTTTAACAAAGTCCTTCTCAATGTATGTGTTTCTCCCATTTGAGAAGGATGGATTACCAAATGTCATGGAAAACATCAAGATTGATCAAAATATGTTCCAGGACGAACTCAAACTCGACCATGTCAATGTCGACTTACTTTTGATCCCAAAATTCAAGTTTGATTCCGATGTTGATGTAAAGAATACTATGAAACAGCTAGGGTTGACGTTACCCTTTGACGAAAACTGCATGGATTTTTCAGGAATCACCGATAGTATCTATCCAATCTACGTAAGTGATATATTTCAAAAATGTCTTATCAAAACAGATGAATTAGGGACGGAGGCCGCAGCTTTCACTATGACTAGACATGGCTTTTTGGGAGGATCGCCGCCTCGGTCTGAAATAAGATTTGTAGCGGATCACCCGTTTATGTTCGTGATTAGGGAAGATGTTTCCGGTGCTATACTTTTTGTTGGTACAGTGCTAGATCCTAAATCCCAGCGATAG
- the LOC141596847 gene encoding elicitor-responsive protein 3-like isoform X2, with translation MPLGRLEVFLVNAKGLDNCDFLYGGTTPEWNETFVFRISGDVPELHLKIMDKDTFTADDFVGEAKIPLAAVFEKGSLQPTSYNVVKDEEFKGEIKVGLTFTPERLY, from the exons ATGCCTTTGGGTAGGCTTGAAGTTTTTCTTGTCAACGCTAAAGGCCTTGACAATTGTGATTTTCTCT ATGGCGGAACAACACCTGAATGGAACGAGACCTTTGTGTTTAGAATCTCTGGAGATGTTCCTGAACTCCACCTCAAAATCATGGACAAGGATACTTTCACTGCCGATGATTTCGTTGGAGAGGCTAA AATCCCATTAGCTGCTGTTTTTGAGAAAGGAAGCCTGCAACCTACTTCCTACAATGTTGTCAAGGATGAAGAGTTCAAGGGTGAAATTAAAGTCGGCCTCACTTTCACCCCAGAG AGACTCTATTGA
- the LOC141596847 gene encoding elicitor-responsive protein 3-like isoform X1 yields MPLGRLEVFLVNAKGLDNCDFLSRMDPYVILTYRSQEQKTSVNTDGGTTPEWNETFVFRISGDVPELHLKIMDKDTFTADDFVGEAKIPLAAVFEKGSLQPTSYNVVKDEEFKGEIKVGLTFTPERLY; encoded by the exons ATGCCTTTGGGTAGGCTTGAAGTTTTTCTTGTCAACGCTAAAGGCCTTGACAATTGTGATTTTCTCT CTAGAATGGATCCGTATGTCATCCTCACTTACCGCTCTCAGGAACAAAAGACTAGTGTTAACACAG ATGGCGGAACAACACCTGAATGGAACGAGACCTTTGTGTTTAGAATCTCTGGAGATGTTCCTGAACTCCACCTCAAAATCATGGACAAGGATACTTTCACTGCCGATGATTTCGTTGGAGAGGCTAA AATCCCATTAGCTGCTGTTTTTGAGAAAGGAAGCCTGCAACCTACTTCCTACAATGTTGTCAAGGATGAAGAGTTCAAGGGTGAAATTAAAGTCGGCCTCACTTTCACCCCAGAG AGACTCTATTGA